One Citrus sinensis cultivar Valencia sweet orange chromosome 5, DVS_A1.0, whole genome shotgun sequence genomic window, GCAATTTAGGAAAGAAAGATTTGTAGGCACTGCTAATTTTTACCAACTTTTTTCGTCAGTTTTACTAGGAAACAGTAGGAGGAAGAGAAATAATGGAGGTGGGTGGGGAAGGCAACTATGGAAGTAGACTTGCGCACACGCAAATGATACGATTTTGTTGTACAGAAAAAGcttttcttttagaattctacAAGATCTCATAAAAATTGAACCCGAGATTTCTTTCACTCTTTTCAGTTTAGTTTGTTTGTATTGTATTGTATTGTATTGTAATATTGTACAGTAAAACAACATAGGGGAAAAAGAGAagtagtggtggtggtgaGTATGACACACGCACCTTGATTCTCTCTCTGCCTTTTTGGATTCTCTCCTCGAAACTGTTGTtgctggtggtggtggtggtggtggtgttgTGAATCTTGTTGATTCAGCTGTTGTTGTTCTTGCTGTTGTTGATGTCTTTGCAAAGCTGCGAGCTGCTGCTGGCGCTCTCGCCTTTTAGCAGCGGGGACCCAAGTACTCTTGACGTGAGTTTGGCACTGAAACCCTCGGCTCTTACAACAAGTTCTGCATCTCATGTGAGGACAATCTTTCTTAGCTTGGTTACCACAATCTTGACAGTTCattcctcctcctcctcctcctcctcctccaccAACTCCTTGCCTCATCACAAAACCACCCGATCTTGATGACTCATCAGAAGCTGCAGCAGCGTTGATGAAGTTTGATGATGATCTTCGACTAGGACCCACTCCAAACGACAGATAATTGCTCATATTTTCTTGTTGCTGGTGATAATATTGCGGCCATAATTCAAACCCTTTGGTGCTATTGTAGATCTCCTCGTTTGCTGATGATCTGTACAAATAAAGattctcttctttctcttcttcttcttcttgtttgcTTCTTGCTTCTTCTCTTCCTCCTAAGTAGAACCACCCTGCCATTTCTTGCACCTCAATTTAGACCAAAAATCCATAGCAGCATGAACTTAGTACTTATATCAATTACGGTGATCACTTCAGTACAACTACTACTGTGGATAGCTAGCTAACTGTGAATTATTTTCTGGGTTTGAATTATGGGGTTATTTGGCtaggtttttaaaattgtttcttttttttttcccccttggTGATCTTGGTCTGGTTCTGCAGcttttgaggaaaaataaatcgAGTAGTGAGACCGTGagagtatttatttttagggcAAAATAGTAAAAGGAGGATGGTTGGTTGCTTTGATTGACTTAgctctttcaattttctttcgTTGTTCGAAGCAATAATGACACAGAATTAGAGCTCTGCAAAGCCGCCATGGCAACTGCACCGCTCACTCTGCTACACAATCCTCATTTAAGACAAAAGCCAACCCCcccttttttctctctctcacttgcaactgttttaagttttattgtgtttttaataaaaggcaaagaaaaattaaaatctgtACTTATGGATAGGAAAAATTTCTTTGGGCACTTCTCCACAGTTCTCTTGCAGTTTCAATGAATCTAATCGGCAATCAAACATAACACTATGATCTTTGCATGATCATCCGACGGTTAAAATTCTTCCACGTATCACGGCTTCAGCTTTTTGTCATTCGTCCTTTGCACCGGAAAACCCGCTGGTACTTTTTCTGACCCCTTCCTGTAATTAAgattatt contains:
- the LOC102608794 gene encoding protein SHI RELATED SEQUENCE 5 isoform X2; the encoded protein is MAGWFYLGGREEARSKQEEEEEKEENLYLYRSSANEEIYNSTKGFELWPQYYHQQQENMSNYLSFGVGPSRRSSSNFINAAAASDESSRSGGFVMRQGVGGGGGGGGGGMNCQDCGNQAKKDCPHMRCRTCCKSRGFQCQTHVKSTWVPAAKRRERQQQLAALQRHQQQQEQQQLNQQDSQHHHHHHHQQQQFRGENPKRQRENQGLEVSQFPSELSSSAVFRCVRVSAIDDPDEEFAYQTAVHIGGHVFKGILYDQGPENRYTAAAESSHSQQLNLITAATATTTTTTGTVAAGTSNPSANLIDPSLYPAPLNAFIAGIYINYLPARR
- the LOC102608794 gene encoding protein SHI RELATED SEQUENCE 5 isoform X1 — encoded protein: MAGWFYLGGREEARSKQEEEEEKEENLYLYRSSANEEIYNSTKGFELWPQYYHQQQENMSNYLSFGVGPSRRSSSNFINAAAASDESSRSGGFVMRQGVGGGGGGGGGGMNCQDCGNQAKKDCPHMRCRTCCKSRGFQCQTHVKSTWVPAAKRRERQQQLAALQRHQQQQEQQQLNQQDSQHHHHHHHQQQQFRGENPKRQRENQGLEVSQFPSELSSSAVFRCVRVSAIDDPDEEFAYQTAVHIGGHVFKGILYDQGPENRYTAAAESSHSQQLNLITAATATTTTTTGTVAAGTSNPSANLIDPSLYPAPLNAFIADYINRHLYQLLACKTIKFGWLLEQTCMDVTLLIEWKVLVTAH